The Curtobacterium sp. MCSS17_015 genomic sequence GCACGCTGGCCGTCCTCGCCCTCCGGGACGCCGTACACGAAGCGGTCCGGCGAGATGGTGTCCTGCACGGCGAAGCCCTCACGCAGGAACTCCGGGTTCCACACCAGCGTCGCGCCCGGCACGGCGGCGGACAGGTCGGCGCCGAGGCGGGCGGCCGTGCCGACGGGCACCGTGGACTTGCCGACGACGAACTGGCCGGCCGAGACGTACGGCGTCAGCGACGCCATCGCCGCGTCGACGTACCGGAGGTCGGCGGCGCCGGTCGGCCCCTGCGGGGTCCCGACGGCGAGGAAGTGCACCTGGGCGCCGGCGACCTCGGCCATGTCCGTGGTGAACCGGATGCGGCCCGAGCCGAGCGCCTCGTCGAGGATCTCGGGCAGTCCCGGCTCGAAGAACGGTGCCTCGCCGGCAGCGAGTCGTTCGATCTTGGTCGGGTCGACGTCGACGGCGACGACGTCGTGTCCGAGCTTGGCCATGGAGGCGGCATGCACGGCACCGAGGTAGCCGCAGCCGATGACAGAGATACGCACGCGACGACGCTACCGGTTCCCGGCCCGATCCACATGACGGCGGACCGCGCGCTCCTCGTCGCGGTCGCCGGCACGCGACTACCCGTCGTGCCGGGCAGTGCCCCTCACGATGTCGTCCCAGTCCGGTTCGCGGTGCCGCCGACGGGCCTCGTGCGCCTCGACCAGGTCGTGCAGCACCGCGACGACGAGGTCGGCGTGTGGGACGTCGCTGAGCACGAGGGCGGGGTCGTCCCCTGGGAACACGAGCACGTCACCGGACCGGAACAGGCCCTGGGCACCGCGGCGACGGACGGTCACGTCGTACCCGCGCGAGTGCAGGAGCTCGCGTCGGGTCCGGGTCCCGAGGCCGTGCACGACGACGAGTCGCCGGGTGGTGACGACGTACCGCTGCGACAGCCAGCGCAGGAGGGGGACGACCCCGCCGAGGACGACGAGCGCGACGGCCGCCACCGCGACGACGGCGTTGACCCAGGCCAGTTCGGCACGGAACACGCCGAACCCGAACCCACCCGCGGCGGCGACTAGCACGACGAACACCGCCGGGCGGACGAGCCGTCGGGCGTGCGGCCGGAGCCGTGCCACGACCAGCTCGGGCGGTGGCTCGTCGGTCATGCCGTCATGCATAGCGCAGGTGGGTGACGTCCCCCACCGCGACGCCCCTGGGGACGCCGCTCCGGTCCCGGATCGTGATCCGACCGTCGTCGTCGACACCGGTGGCGTCGGCCTCGACGATCGACCCGTCCGGCAGCTCGAGCCGCACCCGCTGGCCGATCGTTCCGCAGACCGCGCGCACGTGGGAACGGACCGACTCGGCGGCCGCGCCCGGCGTCGCCAGGCCGGCGACCGCCTCCTGGAGGCCCGTCCAGAGGTCCGTCAGGACGGCGTCGGCGAGCGTCGTGGCCGGCTCGGTGGCACCGGCGACGAGCAGCGAGGTCGCGGTCGGGGTGGGCAGCGCGTCCGCGGGGATCGTGAGGTTCACCCCGACGCCGACCACGACCGAGCCGTCGCGCGCGACCTGGCAGAGCACGCCGGAGACCTTGCGGCCGTCGACGAGGACGTCGTTCGGCCACTTCACGAGGACGCGCCGTTCGGTCGGTCGAGGGTCCTCGTGACCGTGACCGTGCCCGTGCCCGTGCCCGGACAGCGCGTTGACGACCGCGTCCCGGACCGCGGCGCCGGCGACGAGGGGCAACCACCCGCGCTCACGCGGCTCGAGGTCGGCACGGACGAGGACGCTGGCGGCCAGGGTCTGTCCCGCCGGGGCCTCCCAGGTGCGGTCCAGGCGCCCCCGCCCCGCGGTCTGGTCGAGCGTGACGACGACGCTGCCGGAACGCAGCCCGGGGGCGGCGACCAGGAGGTCCGCGTTGGTCGAACCGGTGGTCGCGGTCGCCGTGAAGGTGGCGCCGGTGGCCTCGACGGCGGCACGGGCACGGGGGAAGGAGGGCGCGACCGGTGTGGACATGCACGCAAACCTACGGGCCGGAACCGTGGGGGTCCTCCAACGGGCCCGCTCCGGACCGCCGGTAGGGTGAGCGGGTGACCACAGGAGACACCCCCGATCTCTCGACGACCGCCGGCCGTCTCGCCGACCTCCGCGACCGGTACCACGAGGCCGTGACCGCCGCGGGCGAGGCCGCGATCGCGAAGCAGCACGCCAAGGGCAAGATGACCGCCAGGGAGCGCATCGAGCAGCTCCTCGACGAGAACTCCTTCGTGGAGCTCGACGAGTTCGTCCGCCACCGCACCCACGCGTTCGGGATGGAGTCGAAGCGCCCGTACGGCGACGCGGTCGTCACCGGACACGGCACGATCCACGGCCGACAGGTCGCGGTGTACGCGCAGGACTTCACCGTCTTCGGCGGCTCCCTCGGCGAGGTCGCCGGCGAGAAGATCGTCAAGGTGATGGAGCACGCGCTGAAGACGGGTGTGCCGATCATCGGCATCCTCGACTCCGGCGGCGCCCGGATCCAGGAGGGGGTGGTCGCCCTCGGCAAGTACGGTGAGATCTTCCGCCTCAACACCGCTGCCTCCGGCGTCATCCCGCAGATCTCGATCGTGATGGGACCGGCGGCCGGTGGCGCGGTGTACTCCCCCGCCCTCACCGACTTCGTCATCATGGTCGACAAGACCAGCCACATGTTCGTCACCGGTCCGGACGTCATCAAGACGGTCACCGGCGAGGACGTCGGCTTCGAGGAGCTCGGCGGCGCGCACACCCACAACGCGGTCTCGGGCGTCGCGCACTACCTTGCCGAGGACGAGACCGATGCGCTGGACTACGCGCGCTCGCTCATCGGGTTCCTGCCGGACAACAACCTGTCCGACCCGCCGAGCTACGACGTCGCGCCCGAGCTCGAGACGACCGACGCCGACCGCGAGCTCGACGTCGTGATCCCGGACTCGACGAACCAGCCGTACGACGTCACGACGATCATCGAGCACGTCGTGGACGACGGCGAGTTCCTCGAGGTGCAGCCGCTCTTCGCGCCGAACATCATGATCGGCTTCGGCCGCGTCGAGGGCCGTACCGTCGGCATCATCGCGAACCAGCCGCAGGCGATGGCCGGCACGCTGAACATCGACGCCGGTGAGAAGGCCGCGCGCTTCGTCCGGTTCTGCGACGCCTTCGGGATCCCGATCCTGACCCTCGTCGACGTCCCCGGGTACCTGCCGGGCACCGACCAGGAGTGGACCGGCGTCATCCGCCGTGGCGCGAAGCTGCTGTACGCGTACGCCGAGGCCACCGTGCCGCTCGTGACCGTCATCACCCGCAAGGCGTACGGCGGCGCGTACATCGTCATGGGCTCGAAGCAGCTCGGCGCCGACATCAACCTGGCGTGGCCGACCGCCGAGATCGCGGTCATGGGCGGCCAGGGCGCGGTCAACATCCTCTACCGCAGCGAGATCAAGCGTGCGGAGGAGGCCGGCGAGGACGTCGCCGCGGTCCGCACCAAGCTCGCGAACGAGTACACGTACAACGTCGCGTCGCCGTACCTCGCAGCGGAGCGCGGTGAGCTCGACGGCATCATCCAGCCGCACGCGACCCGTGTGTCGGTCATCAAGGCGCTCCGGGCCCTGCGCGGCAAGCGGGCGAGCCTGCCGCCGAAGAAGCACGGGAACATCCCGCTGTGAGCCCGCGTCACGCTGCCGCCGTCCCGGCCGACGAACCCACGTCGGTCGCGGACGTCCGCGTCGTCGGGGGCGACCCGACGCCCGAGGAACTCGCCGCCGTCATCGCGGTCCTGCAGCGGCAGGCCGACGAGGCCGCGGCCGCCGGCCGGGCCCGTGCGGAGGACTCGCCGAGGTCGGGCTGGGACGCTTCCGCCCGGGGCATGCGTCGACCGCTGCACCAGGGCACCTGGAGTCGGTCGCTGCGCTGACCAGCGTGTACCCCGAGGATCTTCCACTGACAGCTGTCGTCCAGGCTGTCGCCGGGGTCCGCTGAGACGCACCACTCGGCCCGGACCGACGCACCGTTCCGTCTCCCCTCGGTCGGGGGGGCGTCCCGCCTGCAGATCGCCGCAGATCGGCGGGATTGTCCCCCGAAATGATGACTGACACCCCGCGGTGCTGCGGGCATCATTGTCTGTGTTCGGTGTTCTTCGTTGAAGTGCATCGGCGGTCGGTGGCCGACTAGGGTACGAAGCCACCACCGTGACGAGTCAGGGCGGTATTCGGGTTGTCGCTCTGCCTCGGGTCGTGAACGGGCCGGTCGGTAGCTCCGACCGGCCCGTTCCCGTTTCCGGCGTGCGCTGTGTCAGTTTCCCGGCGTGCGCTGCGTCAGCTTCCCGGCGTGCGCTGCGTCAGCTTCCCGGCGTGCGCTGTGTCAGCTTCCCGGCGTGCGCTGCGTCAGCGCTGCGGGCCAGCCGGTGCGGTCGACTCCGCCGACCGGGCGATCTCGAGCCACAGCGCCACCGAGTCGTCCTCGTCGCCGTCCTCGTCGTCGTCGGCCGCGCCGAGGGCCGCCGATTCGCTCTCCGCGGCGTCGAGCCGGAGCCCGACGACGGTGACGGCCGCGTCGGCGCCGTCCGGCACGGTGCGGACGATGACGCTGTCCGCCTGGGCTTCGAACGCGCGCCGGAGCGCGTCGGCGAGTTCGCCGTGCACGCGCTGCTGCTCACGGACGTCGAGGTCGTCCAGCCCCCCGTCGTCGTGCAGCTGCACCACGGCGCCACGACGACGCAGGCGCATCACCTCGGTCCGCACGTCGTCCGACAGCAGCGACCGGCCACGGATCTCGTCGCGGATCGCCTGCTCGAGGTGCAGGCTCTCCGCGCGCTCGTCGGTGTCGAGGTCTCCGCAGGTGTCGATGATGCGCTGCAGCATCGGCAGCGCCATCCGCGTGGTCTGCCCGAGGCGGACCTGCCGCTCCGACACGTGGGCGTCCTGGGCCGCCTGCCAGTCGACGGTCTCCTGCTCGGCGCGGACGAAGTCACGGGTGATCCGGTTCGCGTGGTTCATCGCGATCGAGAACCCGGTCGCCACCGACAGCCAGATGACGCTGCCGAGCGCGCCGAGCTCGCCGAGCGCCCCGAGCCCGGCCCAGGCGACGGAGTGCACCGTGCAGAAGAGCACGCCGGCCCAGGCGAACGGGCCGCGCTGCCGGACGGCGAGCACGACCATGAGCGTCCCGACGGCCGCGATCCACCACGTGGAGTAGGTCGGCGCGACGCTGAGGTCGACGACCGGCGCGCAGACGATCGGCATCACGAACGCGGTGGCGAGTGCGAAGCACGCCACCCAGACCGGCAGCGCGGGCCCGCGCACGAACAGCGCCAGCGCCGTCGCCGCCGCGTAGAGGACCATGCACGACACCACGCGCGCGGCGTCCGCCGGCGCCGCGGGCAGCGTGGACGCGGCGAGCACCAGGTGCACGAGGGAGAACAGCGCGGCCAGACCGGTCGCGCTCCCGCGGGTCCCGGGGGCCCTCATGCGACGTCTCCCGTCGCGGGCTCCGTGCGGGGCGCCGGCCACCGGAGCACGACCCGCGTGCCGGAGCCCGGTGCCGTCAGCACCTCGGCCGCGCCGGCCGCAGCGGCCATGCGCTCGACGATCGACCGTCGGACCCCCAGTCGCTCCGCTGGCACGGCGTCCCGGTCGAACCCCGCGCCGTCGTCGGCGACCTCCACGCGGACGGACGCGTCGTCGGCGTCGATCGTCACCCACCGCGACACGTCGTTCCCCGCGTGCTGGACGCTGTTCACCGCGGCCTGCAGTGCCGCGGACGCGAGCGCGTCGGCGGCGGAGGCCGGGACGGCCGGGCCGTCGGTCGGCGCCGTGCGCACCTCGACGGGGGCGGCGAGCGCTGAGACCGAGGCGGTGATGCGCTCACGGAGCGCGTGGAACGGCACGACCGGGTCCTCGCCGGGGCCGTCCGCCGCCGCCGCCGCGAGGTGGTCGATCGCGTTGCGTGCCATCCGCGCCGCGAGGGTCTTCGCCTCGAGGGTGTCCGCCCGCGCCGCGGACAGCAGGGTCGTCAGCACGCTGTCGTGCACGATCGCGTCGACCTGGACGCGCTCGACCTCGGTCGCGTGCTCACGGATCGCCCGCGAGTAGCGCCGCACCGCGGTCGCCTGTGCCACGTCCACCGCTGCGGCCGCACGGCGGAGCACCACGATGAGCACGAGCGCCGCGATGCCGAGGACGGCGGTGTACACGCCGTCGAGCAACGCCCGCTGCAGACCGACCGCCCCGCCGGCGGGCGAGAGCCGCAGCAGGATGTACACGATCGGCACGAGCGCGTTGTAGACCGCTGCCCGCCAGGTGGCGAAGCTGAGCGACGCGGCGATGGTGCCGACGTTGCAGAGCCACCACGGCCACGGGATGTCCGCGGCGGAGAGCGGCTCGCGGACGGTCAGGGGGAAGGTGACGAGCGCGACGAGGAACAGCACCGCACAGACGATCTGCGCGGGCTGGGCCCAGCGCTGCGCGAACGCCGACGCACCGACGACGAGGAGCGAGAGCCCGACCACGATGGTCGTCGCCGGCGCCCAGAACGGGTCGAGGGACGGCAGCTGCCGGAACAACGACGGGGTGTTCACGGCGCCGAAGCCGATCGCGGCGATCGCCATGAGGATCGTGAACGCCCGGCCCAGCGAGGCCTGCGTGATCGTCGCGCGCACCGACCGCGACGGGTCGGTCATGCCCGAGGGCGACGTGCCCGTCCCCGGGTCGTCCCCCGGTCGCACGCGTTGTCCGACGGCTGCGCCGGACCCCGGGTGCGGCGGACGCCGGGCCGCTCCCGGCCCGGCGTCCGCCGCGGCGTCGGTGGTCACGAGGACCGCCGACCGCGGACGTCGTCAGCGACCATCGCCGTCGGGGTCGATGCCGGAGTCGAGCCCGGGCAGGATCCCGTCCTCCACCGCGCGGCGCAGGAGGTCGACCTTGGTGGGCGCGGGACGACCGACCTCCACGTACTTCACGCGGATGCGGTCGAGGTACTCGCGGGCCGTGGAGTACCCGATCCCGAGCTGCTGGGCCGCCAGCTTGAGCGGCAGACCCGATGCGTACAGGTGCAGGATCTCGCGCTCGCGGCGGCCGAGCTGCGCCTTCGCGAAGTCCCGGTCGGCGTCGATCGCACTCGCCCACTCGAGGTTGTTGAGGACGTCACCGCGGGCCACGGTCGCGACGGCGGCCATCACGGTCTTGGTGGCGGAGGACTTCGGGATGACACCGGCGGCCCCTGCCGCCAGCGCCTCGCGGACGTTCGCCACCCGGTCGGCGATGCTGTGCACGAGGACGGCCGAGCCGGTCCCCTGCACGCCCTTGACGTTCTCGGTCACCGTCGAACCGTCGCCGAGCGACAGGTCGAGGACGACGACGTCGACCTCACGCCCACCGAGCTGCGCGATGTACTCCGGGACGCTCGCGGCGGTGAGGACCACCTCGAACCCCTCGTTCTGACACGCGGCCTGGATCCCCAGTCGGACCGACTCGTGGTCGTCGACGATGGCGACCCGGACCGGCCGGGTCTCGAGACCGGCAGTCCCTGTCGTGCCGGTCGTTGTGCTGGTGGTGTCTCCCACGGTTGCCTCTCGTTCCGACGACGCGCCGGGCCCTGATCCCGGTTGCCGTCAGCAACCAAGGATACCCAGGTCAGCCTCAGCTTCGTACCCCGCAACGGAAGTGCCGGACCCGGTCGGCGTCGACCGCGTCAGGCGACCGGCACCAGACGCGCCACGGCCTCCAGGTGGTGGGTGTGCGGGAAGAGGTCGAACGCGCGGAGGGCCTCCAGGCGGTAGCCGAGGTCCGCGAAGGTGGCGACGTCGCGGGCCAGCGCGACCGGGTCGCACGCCACGTAGACGACCTGGGCCGGCTGCAGCGCCGCGACGGAGACGACGACGTCACGGCCGGCACCGGCGCGGGGCGGGTCGAGGACGACGGTGCCGGCGCGGAAGCGCTCCCGTTCCGGACGGGAGGCGGTGTCCACGGTCCGGGCGAGCCATCGGTCGACGCGACCGGTCTCGGCGCGGGCGCCGATCCACTCGGACAGGTTCTCCTGCGCGTGCTCCGTCGCCCGGGCGGCGCTCTCGACGCTCGTGACGCGGGCGCGGGGACCGCCGACGTCGGCGAGGGCGGCGGCGAGGAGGCCGACCCCGCCGTACAGGTCGAGGTGCTGCCCCTCCGGGTCGAGCCGCTCACGGTCGAGCAGGTCCTGCACGGCGGCGGTGAGCACGGCGGGGGCCTGCCGGTGCACCTGCCAGAACCCGTCGTCGTCAACGGCGAAGGTCCGCTCGCCGACGATCTCGTGCACCACGGTGGGACGCTGCGCGTCGATGACGAGGCGGGCACCCTCGGAGCCGCTCGGGCTCAGGACGTCGACGACCTCCGCGCCGGGCATCGAGCCGCGGGCGATCGGGGCGGACTCCTGGACGGCCGCCGTGGCCAGCGGCAGCGAGGTCACGGGGACGACGGTGTGCGAGCGGGCGGCGAAGGGGCCGGGGGTGCCGTCGGCGTCGACGTGGAGCCGCAGGCGGGTACGCCAGCCGAGGCCGTTCACCTCGTCGTCGCCGGGAGCCGACTCGACGAGCACCGGTGCGCCGAGCATCTCGTCGAGGTCGACACGGCCGAACCGGGAGAACGAGTCGACCAGGACGTCCCGCTTCAAGGTGCGCTGGTGGGCGAGGGCGATGTGCCCGAACTCCGCGCCGCCCGGGCGCACCGCGGGGTCGCGCTCGAGGGCCGCCTCGGGCCAGACGTGGTCGACCCGGTGCTCGCTCGGGTCGAGGACCTGCACGGTGTCGGCGCGCCAGAACGGCTTCTTCCGGTCCTCCGTCACCCGGGCGACGACCCGCTCCCCCGGGACCGCGTCCGAGACGAACACCACGCGCCCCTCGTGCCGTGCCACCGAGATGCCGCCGTGGGCGATCCCGGTGACGTCGAGTTCGAGCAGTGTGCCGACGGATTCACCCATGGTTCGATGTTCCCATGCGTCTGTACCTCGCGAGCACCTCCCCCGCCCGCCGTGCGCTCCTGGCGCAGGCCGGGATCGACCCCGTGCTCGTCTCGCCCGGCGTGGACGAGGACGCCGTCGGGCTCGCCGAGCGGGACCGCCTCGGTCGCGAGCTCACCGGTCCGGAGCTCGTCGCCCTGCTCGCCGTGGCCAAGGCGTCCGCCGTCGCCGACGGTGCGGTGACGACCGCCGGCCCGCTCGACGGCTTCGTCTTCGGCGGCGACTCCGCGTTCGAGGTGGACGGGCAGCTGTACGGCAAGCCGCACGACCCGGCGGTCGCGCGGCGACGGTGGCGGCAGATGCTCGAGGCCGGCGGCGGCACGCTGTGGAGCGGACACTGCGTCATCGACCGACGCGCCGGTGGCGGACCGACCGTGTCGGGGCCGGGAGGCGCGGTGACGTCGGGTGACGGGCCTCCCGTCCGACCGGTGGCCGGGTCCGGCATGTCCGCCGGGTCCGACGCGGTGGCGTCCCTGGGCGCGGTCGCGCCGGGCGGGTCCGCGCTCGTCACCGACGGCGACCGCGTGGTCGCGGTCGACAGCGCCGTCCTCACGTTCGCCGACGACGTCTCCCCGGCCGAGATCGACGCGTACGTCGCCACCGGCGAGCCGCTCGAGGTCGCCGGCGCGTTCACGATCGACGGTCGCGCCGCGGCGTACATCACGCGGATCGACGGAGCCCCCTCCGCCGTCGTCGGCCTGTCGCTCCCGGTCCTCCGTTCGATGCTGCGCACGGGCTTCGGGATCGCCTGGCACGACCTCTGGGCCCTGTAGACATCCACCTGCTCCACGGGGTGTTTCTTGTGGATGCCGCTCAAAACACGACCCCGACACACGAATACGCTGATGTTCCATGCCCCGCATCAGCAAGGTCCTCATCGCGAACCGCGGCGAGATCGCCGTCCGCATCATCCGCGCGGCCCGTGACGCGGGCAAGGCCTCGGTCGCGGTCTACGCCGACCAGGACCGCGACGCCCTGCACGCCCGCCTCGCCGACGAGGCCTACGCGCTGAACGGCACCACGAGCGCCGACACCTACCTGGTGATCGAGAAGATCATCTCGGTCGCTCGCCGGTCCGGCGCCGACGCGGTGCACCCGGGCTACGGCTTCCTCGCCGAGAACGCGGACTTCGCCCGCGCGGTCATCGACGCCGGCCTCGCCTGGATCGGCCCCTCGCCGGAGTCCATCGAGCGCCTCGGCGACAAGGTCTCCGCCCGGCACGTGGCCGAGAAGGTCGGCGCGCCGCTCGCCCCGGGAACGATCGAGCCCGTGCAGGACGTCTCCGAGGTCGTCGCCTTCGCCGACGAGGTCGGGCTGCCCGTCGCGATCAAGGCCGCGTTCGGTGGCGGTGGCCGCGGGCTCAAGGTCGCGCGCACCCGGGACGAGATCGAGTCCCAGTTCGAGTCCGCCACGCGGGAGGCCATCGCCGCCTTCGGTCGTGGCGAGTGCTTCGTCGAGAAGTACCTCGACAAGCCGCGGCACGTCGAGACCCAGTGCCTGGCCGACATGCACGGCAACGTCGTCGTCGTCTCCACCCGCGACTGCTCCCTGCAGCGTCGCCACCAGAAGCTCGTCGAGGAAGCCCCGGCCCCGTACCTCACGGCGGCGCAGACGACCGCCCTGTACGAGTCGTCGAAGGCCATCCTGCGCGAGGTCGGCTACCTCGGTGCCGGCACGTGCGAGTTCCTCATCGGTGCCGACGGCACCGTGTCCTTCCTCGAGGTGAACACCCGGCTGCAGGTCGAGCACTGCGTGTCGGAGGAAGTGACCGGCATCGACCTCGTCCGCGAGCAGTTCCGGCTCGCCGAAGGTGGCGTGCTCGACTACGAGGACCCGACCCCGCGCGGACACTCCTTCGAGTTCCGCATCAACGGCGAGGACCCGGGTCGCAACTTCTTCCCCGCGCCGGGCCCCGTGCACGTGTTCAACGCCCCGTCCGGTCCGGGCGTCCGCGTCGACTCGGGCGTCGTGTCGGGCGACGTCGTCTCCGGATCGTTCGACTCGATGCTCGCGAAGCTCATCGTCACCGGTGCCACCCGTGCCGAGGCGCTCGAGCGCTCCCGCCGCGCCCTCGCCGAGTTCGAGGTCGCCGGGCTCCCCACCGTCATCCCGTTCCACCGCGCGGTCGTCGCGGACCCGGCCTTCGCCACGGACGACACGACGCCGTTCTCCGTGTACACGCAGTGGATCGAGACCGACTTCGCGAACGACATCCCGGCGTGGAGCGGGGAGCCCGAGGCGTTGCCCGTCCCCGCCGAGCGCGACAGCGTCGTGGTCGAGGTGCAGGGCAAGCGCATCGAGGTCACCATGCCCTCGATCGTCGGCGGCGGTGCCGGCGGTGCCCGTCGTCCGTCCGGGCCCTCGGCTCCCCCGAAGCGCCGCTCCTCCGCCGTCAAGGGTGGTCGTGCGGCGTCGGGTTCGTCGGTCGCGTCCCCGATGCAGGCCACCGTCGTGAAGCTCGCGGTCGCGGAAGGCGACACCGTCGTGAAGGGCGACCTGCTCGTCGTCCTCGAGGCGATGAAGATGGAGCAGCCCGTCCAGGCGCACAAGGACGGCGTCGTGACCGGCCTCAACGCCCCCGTCGGCCAGACGGTCTCCTCCGGTCACGTCCTGCTCGAGATCGCGTAGCGTTCCCCGCGCCGCGCTCCCGTGGCGTGGGTCGGACACGAACGACACCTGGACACCAGCGCAGAACCCGCGCGTCGTGCAGGACGAGGCTCCTTCCGTCCGCACCGACACGACGAGGACCCGCTCGAACCACCGGATGCAGTGGTTCGAGCGGGTTCCTGTTCCGCTGTGGCGGGCCGCCCGTGCGCTAGGACACGAGGGGGCGGACCGCCGTCGCCAGGCGGTCGGCCAGCGCAGCAGCCTCGGCGGAGGTGGCCGCCACCGTGTCGATGTAGACCTTCACCTTCGGCTCAGTGCCGCTCGGGCGGACGATGACCCGCGCCCCGCCCTCGAGGTCGAAGCGCAGGATGTCGGACGGCGGGAAGCCCTCGACACCGTCGAGGAAGTCCGTCACCGACGTGATCGCGACCCCACCCAGTTCGGTCGGCGTCGACGAACGCAGCGACGCCATGATCTCGCCGATCCGCGACAGGTCGTCGACCCGCGTCGAGACCTGCCCGGACGAGAACGCCCCGAACCGCTCGGCGAACGCGTCGAGCTGGTCGGCGATGGTCTTGCCGTCGGCGGCGAGTTCAGCCGCGAGGGACAGCAGTTCGAGCGCGGCCGAGATGCCGTCCTTGTCACGGATGACCTGCGGGTCGACGAGGTAGCCGAGCGCTTCCTCGTAGCCGAACAGCAGGTCCGGCACGCGGGAGACCCACTTGAACCCGGTCAGGGTGTCGCGGTACCCGAGGCCGTGCTGCTCCGCGACGCGGGACAGCGCCGGCGAACTGACGATCGACGCGGCGAGCACACCGGTCGTCCCGGCGGCAGCGGCGCGTGTGGCGGCACGCCAGCCGAGCAACCACCCGACCTCGTTGCCGGAGAGTCGACGGTAGGAGCCGGCACCGTCCGGGATCGCGAGTGCCAGCCGGTCGGCGTCCGGGTCGTTCGCGATGACGAGGTCGGCGCCCAGCTCGACCCCGCGAGCGATCGACAGGTCCATCGCCCCCGGCTCCTCCGGGTTCGGGAAGGACACCGTCGGGAAGGCGCCGTCGGGCTCGATCTGCTCGGGCACCACGGCTGGTTCGCGGAAGCCGGCGCGCGCGAAGACGGCGCGTGCGGTCTCCCACCCGACCCCGTGCATGGCCGTGTAGACGACGGACGGCTGCTGGTCGACCGGGAGGCCCGGGGCCGGCACGGTCGCGGCCGTCGCGTCCACGTACGCCTGCACGAGCGAGGCGTCCGCCACGGTGTAGTCCGTGGCCCGTTCGAG encodes the following:
- a CDS encoding biotin--[acetyl-CoA-carboxylase] ligase; the encoded protein is MSTPVAPSFPRARAAVEATGATFTATATTGSTNADLLVAAPGLRSGSVVVTLDQTAGRGRLDRTWEAPAGQTLAASVLVRADLEPRERGWLPLVAGAAVRDAVVNALSGHGHGHGHGHEDPRPTERRVLVKWPNDVLVDGRKVSGVLCQVARDGSVVVGVGVNLTIPADALPTPTATSLLVAGATEPATTLADAVLTDLWTGLQEAVAGLATPGAAAESVRSHVRAVCGTIGQRVRLELPDGSIVEADATGVDDDGRITIRDRSGVPRGVAVGDVTHLRYA
- a CDS encoding TRAM domain-containing protein, translated to MGESVGTLLELDVTGIAHGGISVARHEGRVVFVSDAVPGERVVARVTEDRKKPFWRADTVQVLDPSEHRVDHVWPEAALERDPAVRPGGAEFGHIALAHQRTLKRDVLVDSFSRFGRVDLDEMLGAPVLVESAPGDDEVNGLGWRTRLRLHVDADGTPGPFAARSHTVVPVTSLPLATAAVQESAPIARGSMPGAEVVDVLSPSGSEGARLVIDAQRPTVVHEIVGERTFAVDDDGFWQVHRQAPAVLTAAVQDLLDRERLDPEGQHLDLYGGVGLLAAALADVGGPRARVTSVESAARATEHAQENLSEWIGARAETGRVDRWLARTVDTASRPERERFRAGTVVLDPPRAGAGRDVVVSVAALQPAQVVYVACDPVALARDVATFADLGYRLEALRAFDLFPHTHHLEAVARLVPVA
- a CDS encoding PH domain-containing protein, with protein sequence MTDEPPPELVVARLRPHARRLVRPAVFVVLVAAAGGFGFGVFRAELAWVNAVVAVAAVALVVLGGVVPLLRWLSQRYVVTTRRLVVVHGLGTRTRRELLHSRGYDVTVRRRGAQGLFRSGDVLVFPGDDPALVLSDVPHADLVVAVLHDLVEAHEARRRHREPDWDDIVRGTARHDG
- a CDS encoding acyl-CoA carboxylase subunit beta, with amino-acid sequence MTTGDTPDLSTTAGRLADLRDRYHEAVTAAGEAAIAKQHAKGKMTARERIEQLLDENSFVELDEFVRHRTHAFGMESKRPYGDAVVTGHGTIHGRQVAVYAQDFTVFGGSLGEVAGEKIVKVMEHALKTGVPIIGILDSGGARIQEGVVALGKYGEIFRLNTAASGVIPQISIVMGPAAGGAVYSPALTDFVIMVDKTSHMFVTGPDVIKTVTGEDVGFEELGGAHTHNAVSGVAHYLAEDETDALDYARSLIGFLPDNNLSDPPSYDVAPELETTDADRELDVVIPDSTNQPYDVTTIIEHVVDDGEFLEVQPLFAPNIMIGFGRVEGRTVGIIANQPQAMAGTLNIDAGEKAARFVRFCDAFGIPILTLVDVPGYLPGTDQEWTGVIRRGAKLLYAYAEATVPLVTVITRKAYGGAYIVMGSKQLGADINLAWPTAEIAVMGGQGAVNILYRSEIKRAEEAGEDVAAVRTKLANEYTYNVASPYLAAERGELDGIIQPHATRVSVIKALRALRGKRASLPPKKHGNIPL
- a CDS encoding acyl-CoA carboxylase subunit epsilon — encoded protein: MSPRHAAAVPADEPTSVADVRVVGGDPTPEELAAVIAVLQRQADEAAAAGRARAEDSPRSGWDASARGMRRPLHQGTWSRSLR
- a CDS encoding response regulator transcription factor → MVDDHESVRLGIQAACQNEGFEVVLTAASVPEYIAQLGGREVDVVVLDLSLGDGSTVTENVKGVQGTGSAVLVHSIADRVANVREALAAGAAGVIPKSSATKTVMAAVATVARGDVLNNLEWASAIDADRDFAKAQLGRREREILHLYASGLPLKLAAQQLGIGYSTAREYLDRIRVKYVEVGRPAPTKVDLLRRAVEDGILPGLDSGIDPDGDGR
- a CDS encoding ATP-binding protein, producing MTTDAAADAGPGAARRPPHPGSGAAVGQRVRPGDDPGTGTSPSGMTDPSRSVRATITQASLGRAFTILMAIAAIGFGAVNTPSLFRQLPSLDPFWAPATTIVVGLSLLVVGASAFAQRWAQPAQIVCAVLFLVALVTFPLTVREPLSAADIPWPWWLCNVGTIAASLSFATWRAAVYNALVPIVYILLRLSPAGGAVGLQRALLDGVYTAVLGIAALVLIVVLRRAAAAVDVAQATAVRRYSRAIREHATEVERVQVDAIVHDSVLTTLLSAARADTLEAKTLAARMARNAIDHLAAAAADGPGEDPVVPFHALRERITASVSALAAPVEVRTAPTDGPAVPASAADALASAALQAAVNSVQHAGNDVSRWVTIDADDASVRVEVADDGAGFDRDAVPAERLGVRRSIVERMAAAAGAAEVLTAPGSGTRVVLRWPAPRTEPATGDVA
- a CDS encoding nucleoside triphosphate pyrophosphatase yields the protein MRLYLASTSPARRALLAQAGIDPVLVSPGVDEDAVGLAERDRLGRELTGPELVALLAVAKASAVADGAVTTAGPLDGFVFGGDSAFEVDGQLYGKPHDPAVARRRWRQMLEAGGGTLWSGHCVIDRRAGGGPTVSGPGGAVTSGDGPPVRPVAGSGMSAGSDAVASLGAVAPGGSALVTDGDRVVAVDSAVLTFADDVSPAEIDAYVATGEPLEVAGAFTIDGRAAAYITRIDGAPSAVVGLSLPVLRSMLRTGFGIAWHDLWAL